A single genomic interval of Rosistilla ulvae harbors:
- a CDS encoding ThiF family adenylyltransferase: MSAPHNRFERQRQLVPMDRLADVAATVIGVGAIGRHVALQLASIGTSRIQLIDFDSVDLSNTTTQGYRKHEVGWAKPFATSQAIGEIDPTIDVIRVEDRFRPRQDIGNAVFCCVDSIAARSAIWRSVKSRAGFWADGRMLGEVLRVLAVTDNKSESHYASTLFAASDAQQGTCTSRSTVYAASIAAGLMVHQFTRWLRDIPTDADTSVNLLSGEWDVQDAS; the protein is encoded by the coding sequence TTGAGTGCGCCCCATAACCGTTTTGAGCGACAACGCCAGCTGGTCCCGATGGATCGGTTGGCGGATGTCGCCGCAACGGTGATCGGTGTCGGCGCGATCGGTCGACATGTGGCGTTGCAGCTCGCTTCGATCGGAACGTCGCGAATCCAGTTGATCGACTTCGATAGCGTTGACTTGTCCAACACGACAACGCAAGGCTACCGAAAGCACGAGGTTGGATGGGCAAAACCGTTTGCCACGTCGCAAGCCATTGGCGAAATTGATCCAACGATCGATGTCATTCGAGTGGAGGACCGTTTTCGTCCGCGCCAAGACATCGGCAATGCAGTGTTTTGCTGCGTCGATTCGATCGCCGCTCGATCTGCAATCTGGCGTTCGGTAAAGTCGCGTGCGGGGTTCTGGGCCGATGGCCGGATGCTTGGCGAAGTGCTGCGAGTCCTTGCCGTCACCGACAACAAGTCCGAATCTCATTACGCTTCGACACTTTTCGCCGCATCCGACGCCCAGCAAGGAACTTGCACGTCACGCAGCACGGTCTACGCCGCCAGCATCGCAGCGGGATTGATGGTTCACCAGTTTACACGCTGGCTCCGCGACATCCCAACCGACGCCGACACCAGCGTCAATCTGCTTTCCGGCGAATGGGACGTTCAAGACGCTTCCTAA